Proteins encoded by one window of Sphaerodactylus townsendi isolate TG3544 linkage group LG02, MPM_Stown_v2.3, whole genome shotgun sequence:
- the PPP1R32 gene encoding protein phosphatase 1 regulatory subunit 32 isoform X1 → MISGQSSSISISPGKSYIRKISSVTSEKMGRLPLGIVSPYVKTSSGGSMDPLKFYATSYGTAFGQLGFHPRSGFHSGAGYKANYRPVVQYKPSLDKVDNPAVGEILQDNYQSMTTKHFQPHQLPDGKYPLPWNVYQPGSGYVREKPLSYPPTKTVKKVHFDTADEGAQTVIGLEPKHIPLLHKPHGKGSIDVENGRYGPRYMSTECNSKFLFNIPRQPDLLQKKTIGAKEETGFTEGCLSNPVIDKSLSQNSSPGVSIMKTDYQPSSFPHGDEFLPVLSKGSERGSGFSRQKGLFLPPQEHPPGGEGPLSHTQFQGLQRLPQTQNNLLGRENVGNKELSGFSINNPSHVTPPYDPELPNRFLTSYNSKFYENVPKGIDREGWTRGGIQPQQAGGFTTNNHATDLGTDPNATETLRSVHPHVGRTITTVDPFYCDSPHDRRFTALHQTTVPN, encoded by the exons ATGATCAGTGGTCAGTCATCTTCAATCTCTATTTCTCCAGGGAAATCCTACATCAGGAAAATTTCCTCTGTAACCTCAGAAAAGATGGGGCGTCTTCCCCTGGGAATCGTTTCTCCCTATGTGAAAACAAGTTCTGGTGGAAGCATGGACCCCTTAAAATTCTATGCTACCAGCTATGGCACAGCTTTTG GTCAACTGGGTTTCCATCCTCGGAGTGGCTTCCACAGTGGAGCTGGATACAAAGCCAATTACCGACCTGTTGTCCAATACAAGCCAAGCCTAGACAAAGTAGATAATCCAGCTGTTGG GGAGATCCTTCAAGATAATTATCAGTCAATGACCACTAAACACTTTCAACCACATCAGCTCCCAGATGGGAAATACCCTCTTCCATGGAACGTGTACCAGCCAGGAAGTGGATATGTTCGGGAGAAACCCCTTTCTTATCCTCCCACTAAAACT GTCAAGAAAGTCCATTTTGACACCGCAGACGAAGGAGCACAAACTGTGATAGGGCTGGAACCCAAACATATCCCTCTGCTCCACAAGCCGCATGGAAAAGGCTCTATTGATGTGGAAAATGGCAGATAC GGACCTCGCTACATGTCCACAGAGTGCAACTCTAAGTTCCTCTTCAACATTCCCAGACAGCCAG ATCTCCTGCAGAAGAAAACTATTGGAGCCAAGGAAGAGACTGGATTCACTGAAGGCTGTCTCAGTAACCCAGTTATTGACAAATCACTTTCTCAG AACAGTAGTCCAGGAGTCAGCATTATGAAAACAGATTATCAGCCATCTTCCTTTCCACAC GGTGATGAATTCCTGCCAGTTCTTTCCAAAGGCTCTGAGCGGGGGTCTGGATTCAGTCGGCAGAAGGGTCTTTTCCTTCCA CCCCAAGAACATCCACCTGGTGGAGAGGGACCTCTGAGCCATACTCAGTTTCAAGGGCTTCAACGGCTACCTCAGACACAGAACAATCTTTTAGGAAGGGAAAATGTGGGCAATAAG GAGCTATCAGGATTCAGCATCAATAACCCCAGTCATGTGACACCTCCCTATGATCCAGAATTGCCCAACAGGTTCCTGACCAGCTATAATTCCAA GTTTTATGAGAATGTTCCAAAAGGAATAGACAGGGAAGGCTGGACACGAGGAGGAATTCAACCTCAGCAAGCAGGTGGCTTTACTACCAACAACCACGCCACAGACTTAGGCACTGATCCCAATGCTACAGAAACGTTGAGGAGTGTTCATCCTCATGTCGGAAG AACAATCACAACAGTTGATCCATTCTACTGTGACTCTCCCCATGACCGTCGCTTCACTGCTCTCCACCAGACGACTGTCCCCAATTAA
- the PPP1R32 gene encoding protein phosphatase 1 regulatory subunit 32 isoform X2 — MGRLPLGIVSPYVKTSSGGSMDPLKFYATSYGTAFGQLGFHPRSGFHSGAGYKANYRPVVQYKPSLDKVDNPAVGEILQDNYQSMTTKHFQPHQLPDGKYPLPWNVYQPGSGYVREKPLSYPPTKTVKKVHFDTADEGAQTVIGLEPKHIPLLHKPHGKGSIDVENGRYGPRYMSTECNSKFLFNIPRQPDLLQKKTIGAKEETGFTEGCLSNPVIDKSLSQNSSPGVSIMKTDYQPSSFPHGDEFLPVLSKGSERGSGFSRQKGLFLPPQEHPPGGEGPLSHTQFQGLQRLPQTQNNLLGRENVGNKELSGFSINNPSHVTPPYDPELPNRFLTSYNSKFYENVPKGIDREGWTRGGIQPQQAGGFTTNNHATDLGTDPNATETLRSVHPHVGRTITTVDPFYCDSPHDRRFTALHQTTVPN, encoded by the exons ATGGGGCGTCTTCCCCTGGGAATCGTTTCTCCCTATGTGAAAACAAGTTCTGGTGGAAGCATGGACCCCTTAAAATTCTATGCTACCAGCTATGGCACAGCTTTTG GTCAACTGGGTTTCCATCCTCGGAGTGGCTTCCACAGTGGAGCTGGATACAAAGCCAATTACCGACCTGTTGTCCAATACAAGCCAAGCCTAGACAAAGTAGATAATCCAGCTGTTGG GGAGATCCTTCAAGATAATTATCAGTCAATGACCACTAAACACTTTCAACCACATCAGCTCCCAGATGGGAAATACCCTCTTCCATGGAACGTGTACCAGCCAGGAAGTGGATATGTTCGGGAGAAACCCCTTTCTTATCCTCCCACTAAAACT GTCAAGAAAGTCCATTTTGACACCGCAGACGAAGGAGCACAAACTGTGATAGGGCTGGAACCCAAACATATCCCTCTGCTCCACAAGCCGCATGGAAAAGGCTCTATTGATGTGGAAAATGGCAGATAC GGACCTCGCTACATGTCCACAGAGTGCAACTCTAAGTTCCTCTTCAACATTCCCAGACAGCCAG ATCTCCTGCAGAAGAAAACTATTGGAGCCAAGGAAGAGACTGGATTCACTGAAGGCTGTCTCAGTAACCCAGTTATTGACAAATCACTTTCTCAG AACAGTAGTCCAGGAGTCAGCATTATGAAAACAGATTATCAGCCATCTTCCTTTCCACAC GGTGATGAATTCCTGCCAGTTCTTTCCAAAGGCTCTGAGCGGGGGTCTGGATTCAGTCGGCAGAAGGGTCTTTTCCTTCCA CCCCAAGAACATCCACCTGGTGGAGAGGGACCTCTGAGCCATACTCAGTTTCAAGGGCTTCAACGGCTACCTCAGACACAGAACAATCTTTTAGGAAGGGAAAATGTGGGCAATAAG GAGCTATCAGGATTCAGCATCAATAACCCCAGTCATGTGACACCTCCCTATGATCCAGAATTGCCCAACAGGTTCCTGACCAGCTATAATTCCAA GTTTTATGAGAATGTTCCAAAAGGAATAGACAGGGAAGGCTGGACACGAGGAGGAATTCAACCTCAGCAAGCAGGTGGCTTTACTACCAACAACCACGCCACAGACTTAGGCACTGATCCCAATGCTACAGAAACGTTGAGGAGTGTTCATCCTCATGTCGGAAG AACAATCACAACAGTTGATCCATTCTACTGTGACTCTCCCCATGACCGTCGCTTCACTGCTCTCCACCAGACGACTGTCCCCAATTAA
- the LRRC10B gene encoding leucine-rich repeat-containing protein 10B, producing MSMGSGGSSGREERLPSVLEEQLSGGDRMLELTGRHLKHLPGPVCALSSLQKLYISGTGIKELPEEIEGLQELRILALDFNKLEEIPEALCRLPHLTRLYLGSNRLFGLPAEFSQLQTLRCLWIESNYLYHFPRALLQMPWLQSLQMGDNRLKTLPNSLPRMRGLRGLWLYGNRFDEFPEPLLRMTQLHILDLDRNKLTEFPDLTHLRRLRVFSYDHNPVQAPPSVADTVMVVGEGAQEFLEAREERLQKLRDQEAEEQEENESEALQANMKNDSSVLDDGEGRYSALECSPEET from the coding sequence ATGAGCATGGGCAGTGGGGGGTCGTCAGGCAGGGAGGAGCGACTGCCGTCGGTTTTGGAGGAGCAGCTGAGCGGTGGCGACCGGATGCTGGAGCTGACTGGACGTCACTTGAAACACCTGCCAGGACCAGTGTGTGCCCTCAGCAGCCTCCAGAAGCTCTACATCAGTGGCACAGGGATAAAGGAGTTGCCTGAAGAGATAGAGGGGCTCCAGGAGCTGCGCATCCTGGCCCTGGACTTCAACAAACTCGAGGAGATACCTGAGGCACTGTGCCGCCTGCCCCATCTGACCCGCCTCTACTTGGGCAGCAATCGCCTCTTTGGCCTCCCAGCAGAGTTCTCGCAGCTCCAGACTCTTCGCTGCTTGTGGATCGAGAGCAACTACCTGTACCACTTCCCCCGGGCTCTGCTCCAGatgccttggctgcagtctctgCAGATGGGGGACAACCGACTCAAAACCCTGCCCAACAGCCTACCACGCATGAGGGGACTGCGGGGGCTCTGGCTCTATGGGAACCGCTTTGATGAATTTCCTGAGCCTTTGCTTCGCATGACCCAACTGCACATCCTTGACCTTGACCGCAACAAGCTTACTGAATTCCCAGACTTGACTCACCTGCGGAGGCTTCGAGTCTTCTCCTATGACCACAACCCAGTGCAAGCCCCGCCCAGCGTGGCTGACACAGTcatggtggtgggggaaggggcccAGGAGTTTCTGGAGGCCAGGGAGGAACGTCTCCAGAAACTTCGCGACCAGGAAGcggaagagcaggaggagaatgAGTCTGAAGCTCTGCAGGCCAATATGAAAAATGACTCTTCTGTCCTGGATGATGGTGAGGGCAGGTACTCTGCCCTGGAATGCTCGCCAGAAGAGACATGA